The following are from one region of the Centroberyx gerrardi isolate f3 chromosome 16, fCenGer3.hap1.cur.20231027, whole genome shotgun sequence genome:
- the npy7r gene encoding neuropeptide Y receptor Y7 has product MSPTDPSNSTGEGGASEADASQWHQGIFGNDSTGFHTPGFHTDITKHLGVQITLITAYSFIILLGLLGNSLVIYMIIRYRNMRTVTNFFIANLALADLLVDTLCLPFTLVYTLLDEWKFGAVLCHMVPFAQALSVHVSILTMTVIALERYRCIVFHLGQRLTWHSSFLIMALTWTLSAVLAGPLAIFREYRYEEIPSINLRISVCSEKWPHGTSRDGVIYSLSMLLLQFIIPLAVISYAYICIWVKLKNHVSPSRRNDSVSRRKKTTKMLALVVVVFATCWLPFHVFQLASDLDLVLRFKEYKLIYTVFHIVAMCSTFTNPLLYGWMNKNYRNGFLMVFRCEDKPDTFHPEGSFRTRSLRGLTLNGRNGGHPPTAV; this is encoded by the coding sequence ATGAGCCCCACAGACCCGTCCAACAGCACAGGAGAAGGTGGGGCTAGTGAAGCAGATGCCTCCCAGTGGCATCAGGGGATTTTCGGCAACGACAGCACGGGTTTCCACACGCCTGGTTTCCACACTGACATTACCAAGCACCTCGGGGTCCAGATCACCCTGATCACCGCCTACtccttcatcatcctcctcgGGCTGCTGGGGAACTCTCTGGTCATCTACATGATTATCCGCTACAGGAACATGCGAACGGTGACCAACTTCTTCATAGCGAACCTGGCCCTGGCAGACCTTCTGGTGGACACTCTGTGCTTGCCCTTCACGCTGGTCTACACTCTGCTGGACGAGTGGAAGTTCGGGGCAGTGCTATGCCACATGGTGCCCTTCGCCCAGGCCCTGAGCGTGCACGTGTCCATCCTGACCATGACTGTCATCGCCCTGGAGCGTTACCGCTGCATCGTCTTCCACCTAGGCCAGCGCCTCACCTGGCACTCCAGCTTCCTCATCATGGCCCTCACCTGGACTCTGTCCGCCGTGCTAGCCGGACCGCTGGCCATCTTCAGGGAGTACCGCTATGAAGAGATCCCGTCCATCAACCTGCGCATCTCCGTCTGCTCCGAGAAGTGGCCGCACGGGACCAGCAGGGACGGAGTCATCTACAGCCTCTCCATGCTTCTCCTACAGTTCATCATTCCTTTAGCCGTCATCAGTTATGCTTACATCTGCATCTGGGTCAAGCTGAAGAACCACGTCAGCCCGTCCAGACGCAACGACAGCGTCAGCCGCCGCAAGAAGACCACCAAGATGCTGGccctggtggtggtggtgttcgCTACCTGCTGGCTGCCCTTCCATGTGTTTCAGCTGGCCAGTGACCTGGACCTGGTGCTCCGGTTTAAAGAGTACAAGCTGATATACACTGTGTTCCACATTGTGGCCATGTGCTCCACTTTTACCAACCCTCTCCTGTATGGGTGGATGAATAAGAACTACAGGAACGGCTTCCTCATGGTCTTCCGCTGTGAGGATAAGCCAGATACTTTCCACCCTGAGGGCTCCTTCAGGACTCGGTCCCTAAGGGGGCTGACTTTGAATGGTCGCAATGGTGGACATCCTCCCACTGCTGTATGA
- the trim105 gene encoding tripartite motif containing 105 isoform X1 gives MAAAAPAAAPNKGSLREDLTCAICCDLFREPVMLACMHHFCKSCISRYWRGVRGPVTCPQCRKEFSTKQFQTNYLVTAMVEKVRVTSSDSYVKNLEKQLKDTLDSHRLKREDFINIIRRDKEKMDAIKRVGAELQARVQGEFRALQQFLQDEEACVLEQLRREQEEVLEQLQRHLEASSEAVRELEQNMRVLQQASAATDNGVLAELPQLSRPCVQVDMAPELDINAFSNKYMAPLQYITWRKMFTSLKPGPSPLTFDVDTAHPSVYVSRDKTTAVECDGIVPYKPHPKRFLQCVNILATQGFQSGRHYWEVGVGSKPKWDLGVASEGVDRHARIKLSPESGYWTLRLRNGDEYSAGTQPWTRLQLSSPPQRVGVFLDCEERRVSFYNADDMSLLYSFASGPRGKVFPFFSPCISGNNQRPQPIQLLHHPPVALSG, from the exons atggctgctgctgctcctgctgctgcacctAACAAGGGCAGCCTTCGAGAGGACCTGACATGTGCCATATGCTGTGACCTGTTTCGGGAGCCTGTGATGCTGGCCTGTATGCACCACTTCTGCAAATCCTGCATCTCCAGGTACTGGAGGGGGGTCCGGGGGCCTGTGACTTGCCCGCAGTGCCGCAAGGAGTTCAGCACCAAACAGTTCCAGACCAACTACCTGGTGACAGCCATGGTGGAGAAGGTTAGGGTCACCAGCTCTGACAGTTATGTCAAGAATCTGGAG AAACAACTGAAGGATACTTTGGACAGTCATCGCCTTAAAAGGGAGGACTTCATCAACATTATTcgcagagacaaagagaagatgGATGCCATAAAG AGAGTTGGAGCAGAGCTGCAGGCTCGTGTCCAAGGGGAGTTCAGAGCTTTGCAGCAGTTCCTGCAGGATGAGGAGGCCTGTGTGCTGGAGCAGCtgaggagggagcaggaggaggtgctGGAGCAGCTCCAGCGCCACCTGGAGGCCAGCAGTGAGGCAGTGAGGGAGCTGGAGCAGAACATGAGAGTCCTCCAGCAGGCCAGCGCTGCCACTGATAACGGTGTACTGGCTGAG CTCCCACAGCTAAG CAGACCATGTGTACAAGTGGATATGGCACCGGAGCTGGATATAAACGCTTTCAGCAACAAATACATGGCCCCATTACAGTACATCACATGGAGAAAGATGTTCACGTCTTTGAAGCCAG GTCCTTCCCCATTAACTTTTGATGTCGACACAGCGCACCCAAGCGTTTACGTCTCCCGGGACAAAACCACGGCAGTCGAGTGTGACGGCATTGTCCCGTACAAGCCCCACCCCAAGCGCTTCCTCCAGTGTGTCAACATTCTGGCCACCCAGGGCTTCCAGTCAGGCCGACACTACTGGGAAGTCGGGGTGGGCTCCAAACCTAAGTGGGACCTGGGCGTGGCGTCCGAGGGAGTGGACAGGCACGCCCGGATCAAGCTGAGCCCCGAAAGCGGCTACTGGACACTGCGGCTGCGCAACGGGGACGAGTACTCGGCCGGCACCCAGCCGTGGACCAGGCTGCAGCTTAGCTCCCCCCCCCAGAGGGTCGGCGTTTTCCTGgactgtgaggagaggagggtttCCTTCTACAACGCCGATGATATGAGTCTGCTGTACTCGTTTGCCAGTGGGCCCAGGGGCAAGGTCTTCCCCTTCTTCAGCCCCTGTATTAGTGGCAACAACCAGAGACCCCAGCCAATCCAGCTCCTCCACCACCCTCCGGTCGCTTTGTCTGGCTAA
- the mxd3 gene encoding max dimerization protein 3, with protein MEANICNIQVLLQAAEFLERREREAEHGYASLLPLSPDDSDKRSKQRSKKISAGGNRSVHNELEKNRRAQLRHCLEQLKQQVPLSSDSMRNTTLNLLRRAQLHIKKLQEQDERAEQLKGRLRWEQRELRVRLEQLQRGTERMRNDSLGSAMSSERSDSDREDVEVDVESIVFECVDSDGLSVTHTDVDHCYSSMDRAWL; from the exons ATGGAAGCGAACATTTGTAACATCCAGGTGCTTCTGCAGGCCGCGGAGTTTTTGGAGAGACGAGAACGAG AGGCAGAACATGGCTATGCTTCACTGCTGCCTCTCAGTCCAGACGACTCCGATAAGAGAAGCAAACAGAGGAGCAAAAAGATATCTGCTGGTGGCAATAG GTCAGTTCACAATGAGCTGGAAAAAAACAG ACGAGCTCAGCTGAGGCACTGCCTGGAGCAGCTCAAGCAGCAAGTTCCCCTGTCATCTGACTCGATGAGGAACACCACCCTCAACCTGCTCAGACGTGCACAGCTTCACATAAAG AAGCTGCAGGAGCAGGACGAGCGCGCGGAGCAGCTGAAGGGCCGCCTGCGCTGGGAGCAGAGAGAGCTGCGGGTTCGgctggagcagctgcagagaggcacagagaggatgaggaacGACAGCCTGGGGTCCGCCATGTCCTCCGAGAGGTCCGACTCCGACAGAG AGGATGTGGAGGTTGACGTGGAGAGCATcgtgtttgagtgtgtggaCTCTGATGGACTGAGTGTGACACACACTGACGTAGACCACTGTTACTCCAGCATGGACAGAGCCTGGTTATGA
- the prelid1a gene encoding PRELI domain containing 1a — MVKYFCCAGLLKSSWDQVCVAFWQRYPNPHSNHVLTEDIIFREVTPANCLVSRRLLTKTSRAPQWMERYLPKHMASKAYIIEDSIVDPQTRTMTTLTWNISHARLMSVEERCEYHINPENGSWTEIKREAWISSNVYGLSRAIQEFGLARFKTSVTKTMKGFEFVLARMQGETPSRTLAETATERARETALAAKEKAKDLASHAQKKQYV, encoded by the exons ATGGTGAAGTATTTCTGCTGTGCAGGTTTACTGAAAAGCTCCTGGGACCAagtgtgtgttgcattttgGCAACGATATCCCAACCCTCACAG tAACCATGTTTTGACCGAGGACATCATTTTCCGAGAGGTTACTCCAGCCAACTGCCTCGTTTCCAGACGTCTGTTGACCAAAACTAGCCGGGCGCCTCAATGGATGGAGCGGTACCTCCCGAAGCACATGGCCAGCAAGGCGTACATCATCGAGGATTCGATCGTGGACCCTCAGACCAGGACCATGACCACACTGACGTGGAACATCAGCCACGCTCGCCTCATG TCTGTAGAGGAGCGGTGCGAGTACCACATTAACCCCGAGAATGGCAGCTGgacagagataaaaagagaggcTTGGATCTCCTCCAACGTCTATGGGCTCTCCAGAGCTATTCAG GAATTCGGCCTCGCAAGGTTCAAGACCAGTGTTACAAAGACGATGAAAGGCTTTGAATTTGTCCTGGCcagaatgcaag GTGAAACTCCATCCAGAACGTTGGCGGAAACGGCTACAGAGCGGGCGAGGGAGACGGCGCTGGCAGCTAAGGAGAAAGCCAAAGACCTCGCCTCACATGCCCAGAAGAAACAGTATGTGTGA
- the trim105 gene encoding tripartite motif containing 105 isoform X2 — MAAAAPAAAPNKGSLREDLTCAICCDLFREPVMLACMHHFCKSCISRYWRGVRGPVTCPQCRKEFSTKQFQTNYLVTAMVEKVRVTSSDSYVKNLEKQLKDTLDSHRLKREDFINIIRRDKEKMDAIKRVGAELQARVQGEFRALQQFLQDEEACVLEQLRREQEEVLEQLQRHLEASSEAVRELEQNMRVLQQASAATDNGVLAELPQLRPCVQVDMAPELDINAFSNKYMAPLQYITWRKMFTSLKPGPSPLTFDVDTAHPSVYVSRDKTTAVECDGIVPYKPHPKRFLQCVNILATQGFQSGRHYWEVGVGSKPKWDLGVASEGVDRHARIKLSPESGYWTLRLRNGDEYSAGTQPWTRLQLSSPPQRVGVFLDCEERRVSFYNADDMSLLYSFASGPRGKVFPFFSPCISGNNQRPQPIQLLHHPPVALSG, encoded by the exons atggctgctgctgctcctgctgctgcacctAACAAGGGCAGCCTTCGAGAGGACCTGACATGTGCCATATGCTGTGACCTGTTTCGGGAGCCTGTGATGCTGGCCTGTATGCACCACTTCTGCAAATCCTGCATCTCCAGGTACTGGAGGGGGGTCCGGGGGCCTGTGACTTGCCCGCAGTGCCGCAAGGAGTTCAGCACCAAACAGTTCCAGACCAACTACCTGGTGACAGCCATGGTGGAGAAGGTTAGGGTCACCAGCTCTGACAGTTATGTCAAGAATCTGGAG AAACAACTGAAGGATACTTTGGACAGTCATCGCCTTAAAAGGGAGGACTTCATCAACATTATTcgcagagacaaagagaagatgGATGCCATAAAG AGAGTTGGAGCAGAGCTGCAGGCTCGTGTCCAAGGGGAGTTCAGAGCTTTGCAGCAGTTCCTGCAGGATGAGGAGGCCTGTGTGCTGGAGCAGCtgaggagggagcaggaggaggtgctGGAGCAGCTCCAGCGCCACCTGGAGGCCAGCAGTGAGGCAGTGAGGGAGCTGGAGCAGAACATGAGAGTCCTCCAGCAGGCCAGCGCTGCCACTGATAACGGTGTACTGGCTGAG CTCCCACAGCTAAG ACCATGTGTACAAGTGGATATGGCACCGGAGCTGGATATAAACGCTTTCAGCAACAAATACATGGCCCCATTACAGTACATCACATGGAGAAAGATGTTCACGTCTTTGAAGCCAG GTCCTTCCCCATTAACTTTTGATGTCGACACAGCGCACCCAAGCGTTTACGTCTCCCGGGACAAAACCACGGCAGTCGAGTGTGACGGCATTGTCCCGTACAAGCCCCACCCCAAGCGCTTCCTCCAGTGTGTCAACATTCTGGCCACCCAGGGCTTCCAGTCAGGCCGACACTACTGGGAAGTCGGGGTGGGCTCCAAACCTAAGTGGGACCTGGGCGTGGCGTCCGAGGGAGTGGACAGGCACGCCCGGATCAAGCTGAGCCCCGAAAGCGGCTACTGGACACTGCGGCTGCGCAACGGGGACGAGTACTCGGCCGGCACCCAGCCGTGGACCAGGCTGCAGCTTAGCTCCCCCCCCCAGAGGGTCGGCGTTTTCCTGgactgtgaggagaggagggtttCCTTCTACAACGCCGATGATATGAGTCTGCTGTACTCGTTTGCCAGTGGGCCCAGGGGCAAGGTCTTCCCCTTCTTCAGCCCCTGTATTAGTGGCAACAACCAGAGACCCCAGCCAATCCAGCTCCTCCACCACCCTCCGGTCGCTTTGTCTGGCTAA